The Bdellovibrio sp. ArHS genome segment ACCTTCAAGCCGGATCTTATCATCAGCAACAATGACTTTTCTGAAGCCTATGAAGATTGGGCGAAGACGGTCACTGACTTTCCGATGAACCCACCGCGCGAGTTGGGTTGGTATCAGCGCAAAAAAAGCACGTACTTTAAATACTACAACGAGCTTGTGAATGAGTTTGCCGCGATCACAAAAATTGACCCATTTCTTTTGAGAGTCGAAACGGAATTGTTTGAACACTTCGATATTGGCGATGAGAAAAGCCGGGAAGAGTTGGCCGCGCGGGTGGATGCCATGTTGGCGCACTTAAAAGCGGAATATCAAAAACGCGGCATCAATCAAGAGCCCTTCGTTTTTGTGAAGAACAACGCCGGAACCTATGGCTTGGCGGTCATTCGGGTCGGCTCTGGCGCCGAAGTGAAAGAATGGTCTTATAAGTCTCGCAAAAAGATGAAAGCGGCCAAGGGCGGCCGTGATGTGGAAGAAGTCATTATCCAAGAGGGCATTCCCTCGGTGGTTCAGGCAGATGGCGCCAGCGCGGAACCTGTCATTTACATGATCGGCAGCGAGTTGGCCGGCGGGTTCTTGCGCACTCACGCGGAAAAAAGCTCTACCGACAGCCTCAACAGCCCAGGGGCAGTTTATAAAAGATTGTGTGTTTCCGATTTGGCGATCAACACGCCAGGCTGTCCGCAAGAAAACGTCTACGGTTGGACTGCAAAGTTAGGTTTGTTGGCGATTGCTCACGAAGCTCAAGAACTGAATGCCGTTTTCAAAGGATATCAGCCCTCGAGCATGTGTGACAAAAAGGACATCTAAAAACACGCGGGAAGTTCTGTGTCCAGTCGTCCCGTTTCCCCTATCGAGACTATCGTGTCGGTTCCGTAGGGTTGTGGAATGAACTGGACTGAATTATTGAGGGGATTGCGACAGGCGGAGCCGCCCAAACCCAAAGCACGCAAATTCAGCTGTTCATCAAATTCAAAATAACTTTCACCAAAGGTCTGCGCGAAGGGATTCCAGTAGGAAGCGTAATTCACTTCGCCATATTTGAACTGCATCGGGGTTGACGGACTGACGGCGCCTCGGATGGTCACAAGATGACCGTTTTGATGAAAGACCCAATCCGTGCCCGTCACAGTAAAGCGGCCCTTTTCTGTAGCGTATTCCATAAATGGCAGCGCACACTCAGATTGTCTTGCAAATTCAGGCGCAACACGAAGAGTTTTAAATTTTCCTGAAGATTGAAAAGTCACGACGCCCAAGTCCCTTTCATCCGACAGGCAAACAAACTTCACATTGTCGAACTCGAAAGCCTGTTTCCCGGCTAAGACAGCGGCTGCGATAAAGTCGGATTTTTCAAAATAAAGCGCATTGGATTGCCAATAGCCCGCGGCATCTGCGGCGCCTAATGAAAGAACCAAACCGTTATAGGTATAGGTCGTGAAATGCAGCTCTTGCAGAATTTGGATATAGTCAGAAAGCGACAGGCCTTCAAATCCGTGCAAATGGACAAGTCCATTGAACATGCGGATTCTTTCTGAAGTCATTTCGCTGGTTCGAGCCGTCATGAATTCCCGATAAACGATTTCATGCAAAACCAAAGCGGCTTGTTGATTGATATCAAGCTGATTCCATAAAGCAGTGTCTATGATATAGCGATGCTGGTTTAGAGCCGATGGATTTCTTTGGAAGATGACCTGCTTAAGCTGACAATTTGCAGGCAGGGATACGTAGCCCAAATCAGGTGTTTGAACCAGCTCTGTAGAAGGGGTCAGAGCGGTGGATTCTAAGAAAAAATTCTGCGCCCAGGAGTGATAAAGTGAGGCGCGCTGGGCATCTACTTTTTCCAGGCGCGCAATCAGATCATGAACCTTTTCAATGACGTCGAATTGCTGAGAATAAATAAGAGCTCGACCGCTACGTTGACGGGCTTCGTGAATATCCAAAACCACAGGAGCTTGTCCTTCGCAAAAAAGGACAAAACCCGCATTCCCACGATCATACCAGTTGTTTGCCCATGCCGAGGTGCTCGCCAAAAAAAAGAAAGTAAGCAGCCAGATTTTCATTATTTGCCCACCTTCGTGACTGGGAAAAGCTGTACGTTCAAATTATAGACGTCTGTTTTTGGTCCTTGAGTCATCAAGGTGGCCATCTTGCGGCGGAAATTTCTGATCAGTCTTTTCGCTTCGGGAATCTTTTTTCGATTCATGGGGAAAGTGATGGAGGTCACATCTCGCAGATCCAGTGGCACGCGATCCATATTGTCCAGAACTTGAGTGATGGATTGTTTGTGGGACCGTCGCAAGGACTCTGAAGGAATATTGTGAGTTGTTTCTAGCTGCTTCTTTGTGACGATGAATTTTCCGTTTTCAACGGATAGAAGCCCTAGGCGGCGAAGACGATCAATGGCGGCATGGGCTACCTCAACGGGTATATTCAAACGATCCGCTATCCAACCCGCGTGAGGTTGGAAGGTTTTGACGGGAACCAGAGCAAGTATTGCGAAGTGATACCAATCGCAGATAACGCCGAATTCGTCTTCTTTCAACTGCCCTTCTGGTAAAAGGGTTTTTATCTTTTGTTTATCGAATTCGATCAGATTTTTCAGATGTTCAAAATCCGCCTCGGTCATCCCCAGGCCTTTGATGATTTGTCGTCCTGCGGTTTGTGTCATGATTCTACGTCCATTGATATAATCGCTAAGACGACTTGAAGGAATGCCCAGAATTTTTGCGAACTGCGCATTGGTCAGCGCGGGAGAAATAGATCTGCGGCGTTGATATTCATTCAATAGAAATTCAGAGGTCTTGTTCATGGTCTAGGTTTAATACCAGGACCGAAGAGCCAGTCAAAGGTGAAATAGGTCAAAGGAAGCTGAGCCTTTATCGCACTGGTAATTACCGCCTTTTAAGAGAATTTCAGCAGGACCTGGCATCTTAGAAGAAAAATTTTCACAGTGTTCAAGTCTCATTTCGGCCCGACTATAGACCAGAGGCGGAAGAATTCCCAAGACCTGAGAGGGCTGCATGCTATCCTACAAGAAAGAGGGACAGCAAATTTATGAGAAAGTTTTATGGTATTTTTGCGCTGTTTGTTCTGTGCTTTGTATTTGGGTACGGACACATGCATTTCAATACAGATAAACCCCCAATATACAGGGACCCTGCCGCGATCAGAAACAATTTCGACTTCTCTCATCTTCGTGGAGACAAGTTGAACGAAGCCGTAAAGCAACGTCTTCTGACGGGTATGGAGTTTCGTAAGACACCAACCGGGGCGGGAATTGGCCTGGGACACTTTGTCTTTGTAAACGAGAATGGTGAAAAACGTTTAGCGTGTCAGGAATTCGGAACGGTTTCCATCAGTTTTGAGGCCGAAGGCGTTTCGGTTGCCGGTGATAAACCATTGATGGAAGTGGAAGGCCGTTGTGAGTTCTCTCCCGACATGTCTAAGATCAACCCATTGAATATTCCCATTGCGAAGATTGTCGGCGAGCGCCCTGGGGACGGCGAATTTCAATTCAACGAGGGCTCGATGATCACTGTTCGATTTACGAATCTTCCTGAAGAATGGCCGCGCACATGGCTTCTTAAATCTGTGAAGCTTGTGAATGAAAAGCAGTCTGAAGCACTTGTGATCGAAAGTGACGAGGTCGCCAGATACTTGGGACACCCTATGGTGTTTAGCTGGTAACAATCAGTTTTGAAAAATAAAAAACCCCTCTTGAGATCTTCAAGAGGGGTTTTTCGTTTCTGTCATCTAATCTTAGATATGTGCTTTCGCAATTTCTACGAAAGTACGAACCATGACACCTGAAGCGCCCTTTTTAGGGCAGTAAGGAAGGCGGTTGCCAACAGCCCAACCTGTGCCCGCGATATCAAAGTGAGCCCAAGGGATACCTTCGCCTACGAACTGCTCAAGGAATGCCGCCGCAGTTGCTGAACCAGCTCCTTTGCCCGCAGAAATATTTGAAAGATCTGCGTAAGTGCCTTTCATGTCTTTTACATGGAAGTCTGTCAAAGGCATGTTCCATACCCATTCACCGGATTGAACAGCGGCTTTTTCAATTTTACCTTTCAATCCACCGTTGCGAGTGAAGTAACCAGTGTGCGTGTTACCCAAAGCGACAACCATCGCACCCGTCAAAGTCGCGGCATCAACGATAACTTGCGGTTCAAGCTCTGTGGCGTAAGAAAGTGCATCCGCCAAGATCAAACGACCTTCTGCGTCCGTATTGTTCACTTCGAATGTTTTTCCGTTGCGAGCTGTATGTACATCGCCTGGCTTTGTTGCCGCAGGACCGACAAGGTTTTCTGTTGAAGCCACCAAACCAACGGCATTGATCTTAAGTTTCAATTTCGCGATGGCTAGCATTGTCCCGATGACGTTAGCGCCACCGCACATGTCGAACTTCATTTCTTCCATTCCCGCAGACGGCTTAATAGAAATACCACCGCAATCGAATGTTAGACCTTTACCAACGAAGCAAACGGGCTTTTTGGAAGCAGCCGTTCCACGATATTCCATGATGATGAAGCGAGGCTCTTGTGCTGAGCCATTGGAAACGCCCAGAAGTCCGCCCATTTTTTCTTTTTTAATGCGGGCTTTGTCCCAAACAGTGACTTTCACGCCGGTGCCTTTAGCGGCTTCAACCGTTGTGTCCGCCAAAATTGTCGGAGTCATCAAGTTGCCAGGCATATCACCCAGGCGGCGAGAGAAATTCACGCAAGAGCCCAGGATAATACCTTCGGCAAAAGCGGCTTTCATGGCTTTGTCGTTCACTTTAGTAACGACGTGAACATCCAATTCTTTTTCTTCTTTTTTTCCAGACATTAATTCGTTGAAAACATAAGAAGTCAGCATCAAACCTTCTGCCGTAGCCTTGGCAAAGTCAGCAGCATCTTTTTTTCCAGTCGCGACGCCATCGAAGTGGATCGCAGCTTCTTTCACGCCTAGAGCTTTGATGGCTTCATAGGCTGCTGCCATAGATTGGCGAACATTTTCGTGAGTTTGTTGGTTGTCTTTGCCCAGACCCACCACAACCACATGACGGAAGCCTTTGTAGTTCAATTCACGGAAAAGAACCACTTCCTGGTGCTTGCCGGTAATTGCTTTATCGTCCAAAGATGCGGCCAATT includes the following:
- the gshA gene encoding glutamate--cysteine ligase, producing the protein MAKLTLHKQTLANMNEICAWFSSKTSNLSYPIYSSYDIRDSGYKVSNVDANIFPAGFNNICPTDKETSIGLMNKYIVKHYGADVKNILLVTEEHTNNAFYWENVHTIRNLIEASGRTVKVAIPRELPEPLKLTSSAGNEVTVHSALKEGELLKTFKPDLIISNNDFSEAYEDWAKTVTDFPMNPPRELGWYQRKKSTYFKYYNELVNEFAAITKIDPFLLRVETELFEHFDIGDEKSREELAARVDAMLAHLKAEYQKRGINQEPFVFVKNNAGTYGLAVIRVGSGAEVKEWSYKSRKKMKAAKGGRDVEEVIIQEGIPSVVQADGASAEPVIYMIGSELAGGFLRTHAEKSSTDSLNSPGAVYKRLCVSDLAINTPGCPQENVYGWTAKLGLLAIAHEAQELNAVFKGYQPSSMCDKKDI
- a CDS encoding TIGR02147 family protein, translating into MNKTSEFLLNEYQRRRSISPALTNAQFAKILGIPSSRLSDYINGRRIMTQTAGRQIIKGLGMTEADFEHLKNLIEFDKQKIKTLLPEGQLKEDEFGVICDWYHFAILALVPVKTFQPHAGWIADRLNIPVEVAHAAIDRLRRLGLLSVENGKFIVTKKQLETTHNIPSESLRRSHKQSITQVLDNMDRVPLDLRDVTSITFPMNRKKIPEAKRLIRNFRRKMATLMTQGPKTDVYNLNVQLFPVTKVGK
- a CDS encoding leucyl aminopeptidase, which translates into the protein MAFNLLNKDIETLTCPALVVFSKASSQKDKPPKVTHSELHKKLAASLDDKAITGKHQEVVLFRELNYKGFRHVVVVGLGKDNQQTHENVRQSMAAAYEAIKALGVKEAAIHFDGVATGKKDAADFAKATAEGLMLTSYVFNELMSGKKEEKELDVHVVTKVNDKAMKAAFAEGIILGSCVNFSRRLGDMPGNLMTPTILADTTVEAAKGTGVKVTVWDKARIKKEKMGGLLGVSNGSAQEPRFIIMEYRGTAASKKPVCFVGKGLTFDCGGISIKPSAGMEEMKFDMCGGANVIGTMLAIAKLKLKINAVGLVASTENLVGPAATKPGDVHTARNGKTFEVNNTDAEGRLILADALSYATELEPQVIVDAATLTGAMVVALGNTHTGYFTRNGGLKGKIEKAAVQSGEWVWNMPLTDFHVKDMKGTYADLSNISAGKGAGSATAAAFLEQFVGEGIPWAHFDIAGTGWAVGNRLPYCPKKGASGVMVRTFVEIAKAHI